In uncultured Cohaesibacter sp., a genomic segment contains:
- a CDS encoding GntR family transcriptional regulator, giving the protein MTQDDTETNHRQGMGEDDPDARPLTAHERIYQDLRERLLFGGFLPGKAVTLRGLADHLEVSPMPVRDAVRRLTAEGALESHGNRRVSIPEMTNKKYREINLTRSLLEPELAIMALPNVQETDIQTLITIDDAIDICLENGDVEGYMRGNHAFHFTLYQLAQSEVIIKLVESVWMQFGPFMRLVYGRHGTANLIDQHKQAIEALQNRDSLALRTAISEDVRQGMLLISDDL; this is encoded by the coding sequence ATGACACAAGATGATACCGAAACAAATCACAGGCAAGGCATGGGTGAAGACGATCCGGACGCCAGACCATTGACCGCTCACGAGCGCATCTATCAGGATTTGCGCGAGCGGTTGCTTTTTGGCGGTTTCCTTCCGGGCAAGGCCGTAACCTTGCGTGGCCTTGCCGATCATCTTGAAGTCTCGCCAATGCCGGTGCGCGATGCCGTGCGTCGCCTGACCGCCGAAGGCGCCCTTGAAAGCCACGGAAACCGGCGGGTTTCCATCCCCGAAATGACCAACAAGAAATATCGCGAGATCAATCTCACGCGCTCGCTGCTTGAGCCGGAACTGGCGATCATGGCCCTGCCCAATGTGCAGGAAACAGACATTCAGACGCTCATCACCATCGATGACGCAATCGACATATGTCTGGAGAATGGCGACGTGGAAGGATATATGCGCGGTAACCATGCCTTCCACTTTACGCTCTATCAACTGGCCCAGTCTGAAGTGATCATAAAGCTGGTGGAAAGCGTCTGGATGCAGTTTGGCCCCTTCATGCGTCTTGTCTATGGCCGTCATGGCACAGCCAACCTGATTGACCAGCATAAACAGGCCATTGAAGCCCTGCAAAATCGCGACAGTCTGGCGCTCCGCACCGCCATTTCGGAAGATGTTCGACAGGGCATGCTGCTGATCAGCGACGATTTGTAA
- a CDS encoding polyamine ABC transporter substrate-binding protein, which produces MADKAGKLFSKTALATAALLTATAAGMAADKELHIYNWSDYIDESIISDFEAETGVKVTYDVFDSNEVLETKLLAGSTGYDIVVPTGTFLQRQIQAGVFQKLDKSKLPNLKNMWDAVSERTAAYDPGNEYSINYMWGTTGVGFNVAAAKERMGDVPLNTWDMIFKPENAAKFADCGIHILDAPTEVIPLTLMYLGKDPNSHDKDDIAAAEALLLSIRPYVQKFHSSEYINALANGDICLAIGWSGDVFQARDRAAEANNGVEVNYIIPKEGAQMWFDQMAIPADAKNVEEAHLFLDFIMRPEMIAKASNYIYYANGNKASQALLEEDVIGDPAVYPDEETTAKLFVHMPYPPKIQRLVTRAWTKVKSGQ; this is translated from the coding sequence ATGGCAGACAAGGCAGGCAAGCTTTTCTCCAAAACCGCTCTTGCCACAGCGGCGCTGTTGACCGCGACGGCTGCGGGCATGGCCGCGGACAAAGAACTCCATATCTATAACTGGTCGGACTATATCGACGAGTCCATCATCTCCGATTTCGAGGCGGAAACCGGGGTCAAGGTCACCTACGACGTTTTCGACTCCAACGAAGTGCTCGAAACCAAATTGCTGGCTGGCTCTACCGGCTATGACATTGTGGTTCCCACCGGCACCTTCCTTCAGCGCCAGATTCAGGCCGGTGTTTTCCAGAAGCTGGACAAATCGAAGCTGCCCAATCTGAAAAATATGTGGGACGCCGTATCCGAGCGCACTGCGGCCTATGATCCGGGCAACGAATATTCCATCAACTATATGTGGGGCACCACCGGCGTCGGCTTCAATGTCGCTGCCGCCAAGGAGCGCATGGGCGATGTGCCTCTCAACACATGGGACATGATCTTCAAGCCTGAAAATGCCGCCAAATTCGCCGATTGCGGCATTCATATTCTGGATGCTCCAACCGAAGTGATCCCGCTCACCCTTATGTATTTAGGCAAGGATCCGAATAGCCACGACAAGGACGATATCGCTGCCGCCGAAGCGCTGCTGCTCTCGATCCGTCCCTATGTCCAGAAATTCCATTCATCCGAATATATCAACGCGCTGGCAAATGGTGACATCTGTCTGGCCATCGGCTGGTCCGGCGATGTCTTTCAGGCGCGCGACCGGGCAGCAGAGGCAAATAATGGCGTGGAAGTGAATTACATCATCCCGAAAGAAGGGGCCCAGATGTGGTTCGACCAGATGGCCATTCCGGCCGATGCCAAGAATGTCGAAGAGGCCCATCTCTTCCTTGATTTCATCATGCGTCCGGAAATGATCGCCAAGGCGTCCAACTATATCTATTACGCCAACGGCAACAAGGCCTCGCAGGCGCTGCTGGAAGAAGACGTGATTGGCGATCCGGCGGTTTATCCCGATGAGGAAACCACAGCCAAACTGTTCGTGCATATGCCATATCCGCCAAAGATTCAGCGGTTGGTCACACGCGCATGGACCAAGGTCAAGTCCGGCCAGTGA
- a CDS encoding ABC transporter ATP-binding protein has product MNGSQNSGSGSNFAPWADPHEKPLIRFDAVTKKFGDFVAIDNLNLKIYEREFFALLGPSGCGKTTLMRMLAGFEQPTTGSIMMKQEHLTDIPPHRRPVNMMFQSYALFPHMTVEQNIAFGLKQEKRPKAEIKDRVEEMIALVQLQAFAKRKPHQLSGGQRQRVALARSLAKKPKLLLLDEPLGALDRKLREQTQFELMTIQEKLGLTFVIVTHDQEEAMTVASRIALMEAGKVVQVSTPREIYETPNCRYVADFLGDVNIIGGRILGPDDKEDDIVQMAWHEDYHPLRIRLPEPVTFPEKGAERWVAVRPEKVRISKDYPTDTHNILKGKVLDIAYTGNISTYHVQTEDGQIIKSQEANLEHLHRRAITWDDEVYVHWRAGGCVLLER; this is encoded by the coding sequence ATGAATGGTTCCCAAAATTCCGGCTCGGGCAGCAATTTTGCGCCATGGGCAGATCCGCATGAAAAGCCTTTGATACGGTTCGATGCCGTAACCAAGAAATTCGGCGATTTCGTCGCCATCGACAATTTGAACCTGAAGATCTATGAGCGGGAATTCTTTGCGCTGCTCGGCCCCTCCGGTTGTGGCAAGACAACGCTGATGCGCATGCTGGCCGGCTTCGAGCAGCCCACGACCGGTTCGATCATGATGAAACAGGAACATCTGACCGACATTCCGCCGCATCGTCGGCCGGTCAACATGATGTTCCAGTCCTACGCGCTCTTTCCGCATATGACGGTTGAACAGAATATCGCCTTCGGCCTCAAGCAGGAGAAACGCCCCAAGGCCGAGATCAAGGATCGCGTCGAGGAAATGATTGCACTGGTGCAGCTACAGGCCTTTGCCAAACGCAAGCCACATCAGCTTTCCGGCGGCCAGAGACAGCGCGTCGCGCTGGCGCGCTCCCTTGCCAAGAAGCCCAAGCTGCTGTTGCTCGATGAGCCACTGGGGGCGCTGGATCGCAAATTGCGCGAGCAGACCCAGTTTGAACTGATGACCATTCAGGAAAAGCTCGGGCTCACCTTCGTCATCGTGACCCACGATCAGGAAGAAGCCATGACGGTGGCTAGCCGCATTGCCCTGATGGAGGCGGGCAAGGTGGTGCAGGTCTCCACTCCGAGAGAGATTTATGAAACGCCCAATTGCCGCTATGTCGCCGATTTCCTCGGAGACGTGAATATCATCGGAGGCCGCATTCTGGGGCCAGACGACAAGGAAGACGATATCGTCCAGATGGCGTGGCATGAGGATTATCACCCTTTGCGCATACGTCTACCCGAACCGGTGACCTTCCCTGAAAAGGGAGCGGAACGCTGGGTCGCCGTGCGCCCCGAAAAGGTGCGCATCAGCAAGGACTATCCCACCGACACCCACAATATACTCAAGGGCAAGGTGCTCGACATCGCCTATACGGGCAATATCTCCACCTATCATGTTCAGACCGAGGACGGTCAAATCATCAAGTCGCAGGAAGCCAATCTGGAGCATCTGCACCGTCGGGCCATCACATGGGATGACGAGGTCTATGTCCACTGGCGCGCCGGTGGCTGCGTGTTGCTGGAGCGTTAA
- a CDS encoding ABC transporter permease subunit: protein MALPKNFGRCVLILVPYIWLLVLFLIPFVIVVKISLSDTAIAMPPYTPTFNWSEGWAGLKEMLTGWDFENFTWLMEDDLYWKSYLSSLEIASVSSLLALLIGYPIAYSMARAPAEWRPTLLMLIILPFWTSFLIRVYAWIGILKKEGLLNMLLMHMGIIDDPLIILNTDIAVYIGIVYSYLPFMVLPLYSSLEKMDDSLLEAATDLGCSPIKAFWLITVPLSLPGILAGCFLVFIPAVGEFVIPDLLGGSNTLMIGKTLWVEFFANRDWPVASAVAVILLILLVVPIVLFQRMQEKQQEKGA from the coding sequence ATGGCTCTACCCAAGAATTTCGGCCGCTGTGTGCTGATACTGGTGCCCTATATCTGGCTGCTGGTTCTGTTTCTGATCCCCTTTGTCATTGTCGTCAAGATTTCCCTCTCCGATACGGCCATCGCCATGCCGCCCTACACGCCGACCTTCAATTGGTCGGAAGGCTGGGCCGGGCTCAAGGAAATGCTCACGGGCTGGGATTTCGAGAATTTTACCTGGCTGATGGAAGATGATCTCTATTGGAAAAGCTATCTTTCCAGCCTCGAGATCGCCTCTGTCTCCAGCCTGCTGGCACTGCTGATCGGCTATCCGATCGCCTATTCCATGGCGCGGGCACCTGCTGAATGGCGCCCCACCTTGCTGATGCTGATCATTCTGCCCTTCTGGACCAGCTTCCTTATTCGCGTCTATGCCTGGATTGGCATTCTCAAGAAAGAAGGGCTGCTCAACATGCTGCTGATGCATATGGGCATCATCGACGACCCGCTGATTATCCTCAATACCGACATCGCGGTCTATATCGGCATCGTCTATTCCTATCTGCCTTTCATGGTGTTGCCTCTCTATTCCTCGCTTGAGAAGATGGATGATTCCCTGCTTGAAGCGGCGACCGATCTGGGCTGTTCGCCCATCAAGGCTTTCTGGCTGATCACCGTGCCCCTGTCCCTGCCGGGGATTCTTGCGGGCTGCTTCCTCGTCTTCATTCCAGCGGTCGGTGAGTTCGTCATTCCCGATCTGCTGGGCGGCTCCAACACCCTGATGATCGGCAAGACCCTCTGGGTGGAATTTTTCGCCAACCGCGATTGGCCTGTGGCCTCTGCCGTGGCGGTTATCCTGCTCATTCTGCTGGTCGTGCCCATCGTGCTGTTCCAGCGCATGCAGGAAAAACAACAGGAAAAGGGAGCATAA
- a CDS encoding ABC transporter permease, with protein MMRRFSFFNASALTLGFAFLYLPIILLIIFSFNESRLVTVWGGFSTKWYGEVFANKGFMDAAWVTVRVGLVSATLATILGTMAALVLVRAGRFPGKTLFSGMVYAPLVMPEVITGLSLLLLFVSLDFDRGFWTIILAHVTFSMCYSAVVVSSRLVTFDMSLEEAAMDLGASRMATFFQVTVPIILPSIISAWLLSFTLSLDDLVIASFTSGPGATTLPMRIYSQVRLGVTPEINALSTILVVLVSTGVIIASLLTKRREVRRRREERAAVAQT; from the coding sequence ATCATGAGACGGTTCAGTTTCTTCAATGCCTCCGCCCTCACGCTGGGTTTTGCCTTCCTTTACCTGCCGATCATCCTGCTGATCATTTTCTCTTTCAACGAGAGTCGGCTGGTGACGGTGTGGGGCGGCTTTTCCACCAAATGGTATGGCGAGGTTTTCGCCAACAAGGGCTTTATGGACGCAGCCTGGGTTACGGTCAGGGTCGGGCTGGTCTCGGCGACGCTGGCCACCATTCTGGGCACGATGGCCGCGCTGGTGCTGGTGCGGGCAGGGCGCTTTCCCGGCAAGACGCTTTTCTCGGGCATGGTCTATGCGCCGCTGGTGATGCCTGAAGTCATCACCGGTCTGTCGCTGCTGCTGCTGTTCGTCTCGCTCGATTTCGACCGCGGCTTCTGGACCATCATTCTGGCCCATGTCACCTTTTCCATGTGCTATTCGGCGGTGGTGGTGTCATCCCGGCTTGTCACCTTCGACATGTCGCTGGAGGAAGCCGCGATGGATCTGGGGGCGAGCCGCATGGCGACCTTCTTTCAGGTCACGGTGCCGATCATTCTGCCCTCGATCATTTCGGCATGGCTGTTGAGTTTCACCCTTTCGCTGGATGATCTGGTGATCGCCTCCTTCACCTCCGGCCCCGGAGCCACCACGTTGCCCATGCGGATCTATTCGCAAGTGCGCCTTGGCGTGACGCCGGAGATCAATGCCCTCTCGACCATTCTGGTGGTGCTGGTTTCCACCGGAGTGATCATCGCCTCGCTTCTGACCAAGCGGCGCGAAGTGCGTCGGCGCCGCGAAGAGAGGGCGGCTGTGGCCCAGACCTGA
- a CDS encoding glutamine synthetase family protein: MLKTEKNKEQMQAFKAEAEAFLEAHPDLVKVELLLPRFCGSLMGKWLPAAMLPKLADGAVRLPRSTAALDIWGDDVPAVGIALEKGDPDGVCAPVPGSLCMVPWASEPTAQVLVTMRDLVTGEECGYDTRGTLARIQDQFTDKGLTPVVATELEFYLIDGETTATGHPQGPMVPGLGERLTSSQVYNMDVIAAFEPVLADIFQACQIQNIPAETTISEFGPGQFEMNLLHVPSALEAADHCMLFKRVVRNVARKHGFDATFMAKPYAHSTGNGFHIHMSVQDEEGTNIFAGDSEIEANPPLRHAIGGLLKHMRECQILYAPHANSYRRFQPESYAPTTPCWGYDHRAVAIRVPSAKGGAARLEHRVAGADANPYLVIASLLAGTLTGFEEKSDPGTPVETLEDVAAYKPLTPIWQEAIATFAASDWAEALFGHDFHICYTRSREAEERIVSAAITDFECRSYLRTV; this comes from the coding sequence ATGTTGAAGACCGAAAAGAACAAAGAGCAAATGCAGGCTTTCAAGGCCGAGGCGGAGGCTTTCCTCGAGGCCCATCCCGATCTGGTAAAGGTTGAGCTGCTGCTTCCCCGCTTCTGTGGTTCGCTTATGGGCAAATGGCTGCCAGCCGCGATGCTGCCAAAGCTCGCCGACGGGGCCGTGCGCCTGCCGCGTTCCACCGCAGCGCTCGATATCTGGGGCGATGATGTACCCGCTGTCGGCATCGCGCTGGAAAAGGGCGATCCGGACGGGGTTTGCGCGCCGGTGCCGGGAAGTCTTTGCATGGTGCCTTGGGCCAGCGAACCGACCGCTCAGGTGCTCGTCACCATGCGGGATCTGGTGACCGGAGAAGAATGCGGTTATGACACGCGCGGCACGCTCGCTCGCATTCAGGACCAGTTCACCGACAAGGGGCTGACGCCTGTTGTCGCCACCGAACTGGAATTCTATCTGATCGATGGGGAAACCACTGCCACCGGCCATCCGCAGGGGCCGATGGTTCCCGGCCTTGGTGAGCGGCTGACAAGCAGTCAGGTCTATAACATGGATGTCATCGCCGCCTTCGAGCCGGTGCTTGCCGATATTTTTCAGGCCTGCCAGATCCAGAATATCCCTGCCGAAACCACCATTTCCGAATTTGGTCCCGGCCAGTTCGAGATGAATCTCTTGCATGTGCCAAGCGCACTGGAGGCGGCCGATCACTGCATGCTGTTCAAGCGGGTGGTGCGCAATGTCGCCCGCAAGCATGGCTTCGATGCCACTTTCATGGCCAAGCCCTACGCCCATTCCACTGGCAACGGTTTCCATATTCACATGTCGGTACAGGATGAAGAGGGCACCAACATTTTCGCAGGTGACAGCGAAATAGAGGCAAACCCGCCCTTGCGTCATGCCATTGGTGGCCTGCTCAAGCATATGCGCGAATGCCAGATCCTTTATGCGCCTCACGCCAACAGCTATCGCCGATTCCAGCCCGAGAGCTATGCGCCCACCACCCCCTGCTGGGGTTATGATCATCGCGCCGTGGCGATCCGCGTTCCTTCAGCCAAGGGTGGGGCCGCGAGACTGGAACACCGGGTCGCTGGCGCTGACGCCAATCCCTATCTGGTGATTGCATCGCTGCTGGCTGGCACGCTGACCGGTTTTGAGGAAAAGTCCGATCCGGGCACCCCCGTCGAAACGCTGGAAGATGTCGCCGCCTACAAGCCCCTGACGCCCATCTGGCAGGAAGCCATCGCCACGTTCGCGGCTTCCGACTGGGCCGAAGCGTTGTTCGGGCATGATTTCCATATTTGCTACACCCGTTCGCGTGAAGCCGAGGAACGAATCGTCTCTGCGGCAATCACCGATTTTGAATGTCGGTCCTATCTGCGCACGGTGTGA
- the hisD gene encoding histidinol dehydrogenase yields MAIRLDATDSNFDAAFSDLLAMKREVSDDVDAIVRDIIEDVRNRGDKALFDYTAKFDRFDARTKGLRISEAEIQTAIAKVDPEVLKALELAALRIRSHHERQLPKDDFYEDALGVKLGSRWTAIEAVGLYVPGGLAAYPSSVLMNAIPAKVAGVERLVMVVPTPDDVLNPLVLAAARLAGVDEIYRIGGAQAVAALAYGTDSIAPVYKIVGPGNAFVAAAKRRVFGLVGIDMIAGPSEVLILADKNNNPDWLAVDLMAQAEHDKAAQAILITDDAGIAEAVEEAVQRLLKTLPKAEIAGASWADYGAVITVPDWKTGMALANRIAPEHLELALDNASDYLASVRNAGAVFVGHYTPEAVGDYVGGSNHVLPTARSARFSSGLSTLEFMKRTSVLECNVENLREIGSAAVTLAREEGLEAHARSVAKRLNLA; encoded by the coding sequence ATGGCCATTCGTCTGGACGCAACCGACAGCAATTTCGATGCCGCCTTTTCCGATCTGCTGGCAATGAAACGGGAAGTGTCCGATGATGTGGATGCCATCGTGCGCGATATCATCGAGGATGTCCGCAACAGGGGCGATAAGGCCCTGTTCGATTATACGGCCAAATTCGACCGTTTCGACGCCCGCACCAAGGGCCTGCGCATCAGCGAGGCTGAGATTCAGACCGCGATTGCCAAGGTCGATCCGGAGGTCTTGAAGGCGCTTGAGCTGGCCGCCCTGCGAATCCGCTCCCACCATGAGCGGCAATTGCCGAAAGATGATTTCTATGAGGATGCGCTCGGGGTAAAGCTCGGCTCGCGCTGGACTGCGATCGAGGCGGTGGGGCTTTATGTCCCCGGCGGCCTTGCTGCCTATCCCTCTTCCGTGTTGATGAATGCGATTCCTGCCAAGGTGGCCGGTGTCGAGCGTCTGGTGATGGTCGTGCCAACACCGGATGATGTCCTCAATCCCCTGGTGCTGGCGGCTGCCAGACTGGCCGGTGTCGATGAAATCTATCGCATTGGTGGAGCGCAGGCCGTGGCAGCGCTGGCCTATGGAACCGACAGCATCGCCCCCGTCTACAAGATCGTCGGTCCGGGCAATGCCTTCGTGGCAGCAGCCAAGCGACGGGTATTTGGTCTGGTCGGTATCGACATGATCGCCGGTCCCTCCGAAGTGCTCATTCTGGCAGACAAGAATAACAATCCCGACTGGCTGGCCGTGGATCTGATGGCTCAGGCCGAGCATGACAAGGCCGCTCAGGCCATTCTGATCACCGATGATGCAGGCATTGCCGAAGCCGTGGAAGAGGCCGTGCAACGCCTGCTCAAGACCCTGCCCAAGGCCGAAATCGCCGGTGCCAGCTGGGCCGATTATGGTGCTGTCATCACCGTTCCCGACTGGAAGACCGGCATGGCGCTGGCCAACCGGATCGCGCCCGAGCATCTGGAACTGGCTCTGGACAATGCGTCGGACTATCTCGCCAGCGTGCGCAATGCCGGTGCTGTCTTTGTCGGCCATTATACGCCCGAAGCGGTGGGCGATTATGTTGGTGGCTCCAACCATGTTCTTCCGACCGCACGCTCCGCCCGTTTCTCGTCCGGCCTGTCGACGCTGGAATTCATGAAGCGCACATCCGTGCTCGAATGCAATGTGGAAAATCTGCGCGAGATTGGCTCCGCCGCGGTTACCCTTGCCCGTGAAGAAGGGCTTGAAGCCCACGCCCGTTCGGTTGCCAAGCGCCTGAACTTGGCTTAA
- a CDS encoding UPF0262 family protein — MIVLDPTSIQPATPDIEHERSVAIYDLVEENSFHPVGHDEGGPYRLDLSMIERKLVMDIKLENGDQIATHILSLTPFRRIIKDYFLICDSYYEAIKTATPSKIEAIDMGRRGLHNEGSQILQARLDGKIETDFATARRLFTLICALHWRG, encoded by the coding sequence ATGATCGTGCTGGACCCGACATCGATTCAGCCCGCCACGCCCGATATCGAACATGAGCGCTCCGTCGCCATCTATGATCTGGTCGAGGAAAACAGTTTTCATCCTGTTGGCCATGACGAGGGCGGCCCCTACAGGCTCGACTTGTCCATGATCGAGCGAAAGCTGGTGATGGACATCAAGCTGGAAAATGGCGATCAGATCGCCACCCATATTCTCTCGCTGACCCCCTTCCGTCGCATCATCAAGGATTATTTCCTGATCTGCGACAGCTATTATGAAGCCATCAAGACCGCCACGCCGAGCAAGATCGAAGCCATCGATATGGGGCGGCGCGGTCTGCATAATGAAGGCTCCCAGATTCTGCAAGCACGACTCGACGGCAAGATCGAGACGGACTTTGCCACCGCGCGACGCTTATTCACGCTGATCTGCGCATTGCATTGGCGGGGGTAA
- a CDS encoding protein-tyrosine-phosphatase, protein MVLGLIGPDLRPDSILFACGMNAIRSPMAAALAKHLFPGAFYVQSVGVRCGKPDPFAAAVMEEIGLDISEHEPSCFDDLEDSYFDLIVSLAPEAHHRALEWSRGHAVETEYWPTMDPALVTGSREQIMDSYRAVRDGLIVKLKDRFEWIADIRA, encoded by the coding sequence ATGGTTCTCGGTCTCATCGGGCCTGATCTTCGCCCCGACTCTATCCTCTTTGCCTGTGGCATGAATGCCATTCGCTCGCCCATGGCGGCAGCACTGGCCAAACATCTTTTCCCGGGTGCCTTCTATGTGCAGTCCGTTGGTGTGCGTTGCGGCAAGCCAGACCCCTTTGCTGCAGCGGTGATGGAAGAAATCGGGCTGGACATTTCCGAGCATGAACCAAGCTGCTTTGACGATCTGGAAGACAGCTATTTTGATCTGATCGTCTCGCTTGCTCCCGAGGCCCATCACCGGGCGCTGGAATGGAGCAGGGGGCATGCGGTGGAAACGGAATATTGGCCCACCATGGATCCTGCTCTGGTGACCGGCTCGCGCGAGCAGATCATGGATTCCTATCGTGCCGTGCGCGATGGCCTGATCGTCAAGCTCAAAGATCGCTTTGAATGGATTGCGGATATTCGCGCCTGA
- the infA gene encoding translation initiation factor IF-1 produces MAKEEVLEFPGVVTELLPNATFRVKLENDHEIVAHTAGRMRKNRIRVLAGDKVQVEMTPYDLTKGRITYRFK; encoded by the coding sequence ATGGCGAAAGAAGAAGTACTGGAATTTCCCGGTGTCGTAACTGAACTGCTGCCAAATGCCACCTTCCGCGTGAAGCTGGAAAATGACCACGAAATCGTAGCGCATACCGCAGGCCGCATGCGCAAGAACCGCATTCGTGTTCTGGCGGGGGACAAGGTTCAAGTGGAAATGACACCCTATGACCTGACCAAGGGCCGGATTACCTATCGCTTCAAATAA
- a CDS encoding Maf-like protein, which translates to MPDSHRLILASASPRRLQLLQQIGIEPHALKPADLDETPRKNEQPRALAQRLAEAKAEAVYKSCKDDADLTGSYILAADTVVAVGRRILPKAELAEEASQCLNLLSGRTHKVFSGISLITPKGKTRTKVVTTKVRFKRLSHDIDPYIASGEWRGKAGGYAIQGIAGTFVVNLIGSYSSVVGLPLHETANLLIGEGYPLRLKWLGGVE; encoded by the coding sequence ATGCCTGACTCTCATCGCCTGATTCTGGCTTCGGCCTCTCCGCGTCGCTTGCAGCTTTTGCAACAGATCGGTATCGAGCCCCATGCGCTCAAACCGGCCGATCTCGATGAAACACCGCGCAAGAATGAACAGCCGCGTGCGCTGGCCCAGCGCCTTGCGGAAGCCAAGGCCGAAGCTGTCTATAAAAGCTGCAAGGACGATGCTGATCTCACGGGCAGCTATATTCTGGCCGCCGACACCGTGGTTGCCGTGGGGCGTCGTATCCTGCCCAAGGCTGAACTGGCCGAAGAGGCTTCCCAGTGCCTCAATCTTCTCTCGGGCCGGACCCATAAGGTTTTTTCGGGCATTTCCCTGATTACCCCCAAGGGCAAGACCCGCACCAAGGTGGTGACCACCAAGGTGCGCTTCAAGCGCCTCAGCCATGATATCGACCCCTATATCGCCTCTGGCGAATGGCGCGGCAAGGCTGGTGGTTATGCCATTCAGGGTATCGCCGGCACATTCGTCGTCAACCTGATCGGCTCCTACAGCTCGGTTGTTGGCTTGCCCCTGCATGAGACCGCCAATCTGCTGATCGGAGAGGGCTATCCTCTGCGCCTCAAATGGCTGGGTGGCGTCGAGTAA
- the yacG gene encoding DNA gyrase inhibitor YacG, which translates to MTNKTEDEKAAAGGKVTGLRRSRPCPICSKPSTKENYPFCSDRCKRVDLSRWLTGSYAIPASEEDDPDESDFDQQD; encoded by the coding sequence ATGACAAATAAAACCGAAGACGAAAAGGCGGCTGCTGGCGGCAAGGTAACGGGCCTGCGCCGGTCTCGCCCCTGTCCGATCTGCTCCAAGCCTTCCACGAAGGAAAATTATCCCTTCTGCTCTGATCGTTGCAAGCGGGTTGATCTCAGCCGCTGGCTGACGGGCTCCTACGCGATCCCGGCGAGCGAAGAGGATGATCCTGATGAAAGCGATTTTGATCAGCAGGACTAG